From the genome of Neomonachus schauinslandi chromosome 1, ASM220157v2, whole genome shotgun sequence:
CACAGGCTCTGACCGACTCCTGTGAGGGAGATGGCAgttttacagaaaggaaacaggGACTCCGGAAGGTTCAGTAACTCAGCTAGTTAACAGCAGAACTGGAGCTTCCACGGGAGAAGACAATAACGTCTTAAGCACGCACGGCATGCCTCGCCCTAGACAAGAAGCCTGTGATTGCCCTTTCGCAGTACCCGGCTAGGTCATAAAATGCCATACTCACATTATCCCACATTGTTTATACAGAAGACAGATCTGCAGGTACATACATTGCTAGCTCTCTATGCTGACACTCTTCTTTCCCTCGcgtcccccagccccagctccatgGGCATGCCCAGTCGCTGATGGCaggaagggggaggcaggggcaagGGTCCTATCTTATTCTGTACATCACTTGGTTCCAAGATAAGCTCAGCCAAGAACGGGGCCAGGGCCGATTCCAGTCCACTCTGATCCAGATTTGCCCCCGAACTGGTCTGGAACACAATTCATTTCCAGGAAAGAATAACAGGGGCGTGGTTGCCTCCCTTGAGACAAAGACGTTCGAGGCTGGTGgcacttttgtttctctctttggaGCCATTTCAAACATGGGGTCAGCAAAATGCCAGCCACGGGTAGGCCAGGGGAAACCACACTTGTGTCGGGCTGCCTGAGTTCTTGAGGCTCTGGTCCACGTCAGTGACAGTCCCAGGCCCCACCGTGACATCGGGCAGGCCAGCCAAAAACAGTGccgcccctctccctctccggtCTCTTCACGCTCCCCAAGGCTCAGAGGGAAGCCCCTGGAGCCAGGGCTCCAACTCTCAGGCCTTCTCCCCTGGGGCCGACTCAGGTCCCTGATCACACACAAAAAGACAACTTTTAGCCttgagactggaaaaaaaaaaaaagttttaataaatacaaaaatctccAATAATGACTCTGCTCAGCTCAGGGGCAGCAGGAGTGAAGTGGGGGGACCCTTGGTGCTGAGTGAGGATAAATTAAAAATCCCAACAAGCCAGTGACATTATGTACAGAAAGAAAGGGGTTGGGCTTCCAAGGCAGTGGCTGGAGGGTGACAGGGCAGGAGTCGGAGTGGCCGTGGCCTTGGTCTGCCCTGGCTACCCCTTCCCCTCGTGGAGGTGTGGTTCCCAGAggtagtggggggagggagaagaggcagaaaagaggGGCCAAAGGCACTGGGTTTCCCACAGGGGAACGCAGGGTCCTTGGCGCCAGtccttcccccagcccaggccccgtCCTCTTGGTCATGCGGCCTTCTGGCTGCTCCCTAGGAGCCTTCggcttctttctccagctctggaACTGTCCTGGCCTCTGGGGCTGCTGGAGACAGAAGGGAGTAAATTTTGGAGCTGTGTGACCGTAGCCTAGCTGCCTAATTCCTCTGAGCTTCAGAAATCTCACTTGTAAAGAAAGAGTAAGCAATACCAAGTCCACAAGGCTGCTGTGTGGTGGAAAGGAATGGCACCGGTGAAGAAGATGCGCGGCTCCTGACAGGTGGCAGGtgccgcccccccctccccaggcaccccacggACAGCCCCCTCACTTACGCCGCCGGGGTGCGCAGTGGGGGCAGCAGCGACTCTCCTTCCCTGGACCGCAGGACAGTGGCAGTGAACAGTCATCCCGCTCACAGTGGGGCACCCCTGCCTGGTGCAGGACAGAGCGGATTTGGAGGGTACCCAGAGGCACAGGGACACAGCAGCCTTCAGCCTCTTCAGGGAAGCCCACTCCCAGGAGCCTGCCCTCCCCGGAAAGGTCTCCCCACTCTAGGCCAGGCCCCCGATGCCCACCTCACACAAAGCGCACTCCCCACTCACCCCACATCTGCAGGTGATACAGCTCATCTCCCCAAAGGGAGGCACCGAGGGGTGCCAGCTCTGGCTGTCTGGGAACCACTGCCCTGCAAAACGGCAGCCCCGGGGCCCATCGGCCTGCATGGGGTCCCCCAACTGGGGGTGGGCCCCTGACCCCACtgttggaagggagggagggagggagagctcaGCAGATGTGAGTTCTGTGAGGGCCACCCAGGTTTTATTTGTCTTTGAATCTCCAACACCTAGCAGTttctggcacttagtaggtgacAAATTTGGAtgagaggatggatggatggatggatggatggacggacggacggatgggaggatgggaggaaggacGGACGAATAGATGGCTAGAAGGTTGAtttgaaggaagggaggaagggagggggaatggATGGATGGGGCAGGAACTGGAGCCCATCTTAGCCCACTAATAAACCCATGCACATTCTTTCCAAATGCATTTAGAGCCCTGCCTCCAGGCTAGGCACAGagcagtgctcagtaaatgctgaatTAGCTGAGAGGTCCCTTCCATCCACCTTCACTATGCATTCCCTCACTGTGCATCCCCTCACCTAGGACAAGGCAGCGAAGCACCTCATCCGCCCCAGGAAGCCTCTgtgcccacccccctcacctgGACACTGTTTGCAGCAGTCAGTGGGGTTGGCACGGACAGGCTGGGCGCAGGCTAGCCGAGGACACTGCACCTTCTCACAGTGCACCTCTCCAGTGCCCCCCTGTAGGGATCCATTGAGGGAGGGtgtcagaaaggaaaaggagcctcctgcttcctccctctccttttccatcCCTCAAATGTCATACTGCCATAGCCCTTCACTCAGAGGCCCTGGACTGGTGCTTTATATACCCAAACTCAAATGTTCATGGTAGCCCTGCAACACAGCTGCTCTCCTATCTGCTCAGAGGAGTGGAAACGGGAGTTCAGGGAGGTACAGAAATTGCCAGGGCTATACGGAGCGAGTCAGCAGCCTGAGCCAGAATTCACACCCACGTCAGCCCTTCCCTTTTCCTGCAGGAAGCTGACTCTCAATGCTCAAAGGACTTTTCATAGTGCTTTCATCCTTCAGCCTTCCTTACACAGGCTGGGCTTTCCTCTTctggcagccccctccccatctctgcagACCCTGCTGGGTTATGGCACCAGAGAGGGTTGGGCGGCCATACCTTGCAGGTGCAGACAGCACACTTAATTAAGCCAAATGGGGGCACGACGGGGTGCCACCGGGTACCCGCTGCCCGCCAGCTCCGGTCACCATCAAAATAGCAgcctggttgggggggggggggacagtgcCCAGCTGCCATGAGTACTGAGCTCATTGGCTGGGCCCACAATCAAGGCTGGAGTCTCAGGCCAACCCCACACTAGTCTAACCCCAGGGCCCGTTTGTGGACCGATGACTCTAATGAAGCCTGTCAGATGTCATTTGGAATCTGTGCCCCTCAGCCTCCCTCTACTCCCCCCATATATATTCTCACCCTTTTGCCCCCTCCTGGTCCCACCCAACAGCTCCGCTGGATTCCCCACCCCTGCATGCAGACTTCCAGCTCACCCTCTCCAGGGTCTCTGGTCCGTGAGAGCCCAGGCAGGTCTCTGACATCTTGTTTCTCTGTGGGGCCAGAGAAATAGTGAAGGCAGAGGATGACcatgcccttcccccccccccagaggccTCATCCCCCACGGTGGCCCTTCCGCTACCCCCTCCACTCAGGCAGGACACTCACCCGGGCACACGGGGCAGCACTGGTCCGGTGCCTGCACCGGGCTGGGACAGCTGGGCGGCGGGCACACCACGGGGTCACAGATCACCGTGCGTCTCTGCaaagagaggtgggggtggggggtgggggcttgaCTGGGACCCTTGCCCCAGAACCCAGACCTCAGTACGCCCTTCGGCGGCATCTTACCTGGCAGGTGCACAGCGAGCAGAGTGGGTCATAGTTAGGCGCCCAGCGAGCCCCATGGGGGCGCTGCTGCCCCTCGAAGTAGCAGGTGTTGGGGTCTCGCGGTCGCCCCGCGCCGCCGGGTTTGGCTGGCGCGGGGGCGTCCGGGCCGAGCACAGCGGGCAGCGCAGGCAGGGCGGCGGCCGCTGCATCCGGAGCCCCGGGCGCCCACGCTCCCTCGGCCCCTGCCGCCGCCAGCCGCAGGCCGCCCACCTCGCATTGGTTGGCGATGTGCACCTGGGAGGAGAGGCGGGTTGAGGCAGCGTCCGGGGCTCCCCCTCGTGTCTCCACCAGCCGCCGCCAGCCCAAGACACCTCCACCTCTGAGCAGCCCCGTGCCCCGGGAAGATGCTAGTAGGCCAGCAATCAGCCAGCAACCAGGGACAGGGTGGTCTGCTGCAAGCCTGGTCGTGGACCTTGTCGGGCTTCATCCTCCCAACCAGCCAGGTGATACCACCACCGCCAGGGCTCAGAGAGCGCAGTGACTCAGGCAAGAGCACACCATGCCAGCCCAACTCTGAACCATCCCCAGCGGCCCACACTGCCCACCTACCTGCCCCCGGAGCTCCCCTTGGGGGCTTCCCTTGGTGGTGATCAGCAGGGAGGCGGTGCCCTGCGCCAGATGCCCCAGCAGCTCAGTTTCCAGGTCCTTCACCACGCCCTGGGCCTGTGAGAGACAGGATAAGGGATGGCAACAAGGCGCTCTAGGGCTGTGCCTACCGTGCTCGATTcgcagatgagaaactgaggcacgggagGTGAAATAAGGTCTTCGGGAAAGTGAAGCCCATTAGTGGTGGTGTGAAGCTCAGAAGccaggtctctctgactccaaGTCCCTGGCAGCCCACCCCATTGGAGGGGGCTTGCTCCATCCCACCTGCTCCTCTGGAGGTCCCGGGCGTTACATACTATCTAAGAGATCCGGCCAGAGAAGGATGCAGGAAGGAGAATGGACACTAAAAGGCTGAGTCAGATTCATAGCCAGGGCTGTCTGACTCCCGAGCCCAGGTCAGCTCTGCCACGCCAGGCTACCTGCTCTCGACCTCCCCCACCACAGGCCAGCACAACCCTCCATGCTTAAAAAAGCAGATCTTTTCCAAGCTGCCTTCACCGTCACGTCCTCACCTCTGGGCCATAGAATCCCTTCAGCAGCCGCCGGGGCCCTGGCATCCCAGGAGGCCCAAGGAGGTGGGCCGTGACAGTGCCCTGTTCTGAGCCACCAAGCCCAGCCAGCAGCACTTCATAGTGCAGGTGACAGTGGGTATCCAGGGAGAGCCAGGCATGTCCTGCAGCCTGGCTCTGCACAGGGGGTAACACCAGGGCTCCTGCCAGGGGCACGGGCAGTGCTGGATCcagacagaggagagaggacagaTGAGGAGGTGGCCTAGAGCAGCTACTCCCTTCTCCCCCGTCTTCCCCCGACACGCATTCCACACATGGGCAGACACTGTCCACAGGCACAGGGCTGGGGGGCAGCAAGTTTTAGACCCCTGCACCACGGCCACGGAGAGGGTCTCCCAGCAGGGCCACCCTCTACAGCCCCACCTTCTCCAGATGCCAACCTGGGGCTCAGGCACATAGAAAGATCCACCAAGCTCTGGCACCCGGCACCTGAGCCCCCGACTCGAGGACATCAGAGGGCGGGAGAGGCCCTGGGGCACTCACTCTCATGGCGGGCGCTGTGTCCGCTATAGGGCAGGGCAGCCACGTGCCCCCGCAGTTCTCCATCTGGGAAGTCCTCGGTGCCCACGTTCAGGAACAGCTCATTCTGCAGCAGCATATGAGCCCCTCGGGCACCCAATCCAGGGCAGATCCCCACAGCCTGGGGGGTCAGGGAAGGATAAGCCCCAGCTGCAGCCTGCCAGATTCCAGATGAACCCCTCCTCAGCTTTCACACAAGCCCAAGATTCTGGATGCCCTTCTGTGTTTTGTGCCCCCGTtacacccaacacacacacgcataaCTGGATAGCACCTCGCAAGCCCAGGTTCAAGTCCCTCCTCTGCCACTTCCTACCTATGTAACAGTCTTGAGGAGTTATTTAACCTCTCGGATCCTTCACTTCACCGTCTAGAAAATGGGAACCATGAGGGCCAAAAATAATGTAAGAAAGGCAATCGGTGCAGTATGCGGCCCAGAGAAAGGCTCAGTAAGCGGCACTCGTTGTTACCACATTTTTAATTACATGGTCTCCCTGTCTAACTCCTCCTCCCATTTGATGTGACATTGCTGAGGACGGGGGCACATCTGATTTTCTTCGTATTCCAGTCCCTAGCCTGAGGCTCCCTAAAAATGTGTCCAGGGAATCAGTGTGTCAGTGAGAGAACCTGTTAGTGAGTGAATGACCCCGAACCTCCCTGCTCATCCAACCCGGCCGTCCACGCCCCTGGACACGGGCCCTGTGGCCCGGCTCTGCCGACAGCACTCACTGTGTGTCCTCCCGGCTGGAGGCCGGCCATGTGGCACAGGACAGTGCGCTGGTTTCTCCGCTGAGGCTTGGTCTCCAGTGTCATGGCCACCACCTCACTGCCTGTGCCCACCACTTGCACctgggggacagggtgggggaggaCAAATTGGAGTGGCCGAGAAGGCCGGAGGCCCGAACCGTGCAGGCCAAAGCCCCTCTCCCCGTGCAGCTCCTGACTCTCACCTGGTAGATCAGGGAGCCATTTCCTAGCAGCGTAAGGCTGGCTGAGCCAGCTGCACCCGTCTGAACAGGGATCAGGGCATCGGCCCCGCAAAGGACACTTTGCAGGACTGCAGGGGGACAAGAAAGGTGGAGGCAGGCTTGCCCCATGGCTGCtcatccctccccagcccccacgaCTCCCCCCATACCCACCCGGGCCGTGTGTCTGTGCCTCTCAGTGCTATGTGCCCGGGGCGCCAGCCCCACCCTGCCTCACCATCGCAGCTCTGCCTGGCAGCGATGTGTCCGCCGATGCGTGGCGCTGGCCCACCTGCCCTCTCCAGGGCCATCTGTAGCTCCCCCAGCACCAGCCAGTCCATCTCCTGGGCCGTCAGGTTGGGCAGCACCTCGGCAAAGCCTGGCTCCTGGGGACAGAGCAAGGTATAGCGGGTGCAGCAGAAGGCCAGGGCAGGTGGCAGCAAGAGCCAGAGCCTCGCTCACCTGGACTGAGGCATTGGCCTGGAGCTCTCGAAGTAGCTGCCCCTGGTGTAGAATCTGGAGCCGCAAGGAAACCTGGGCTGGTCCTGCAATGGCCACACGTGTGGATGCCTCTGAGGGGATCGGTGCTTGCCCTACCCTCCTCACGTGGCCTGCCCCATCCCACTTACCCCCACTCCTGGATTCCAGCAGTCCACGGAAGAGCAGCAAGAAATGCAAGGAGTCCTCTGTGTCGCTGAGAGTGAGTAGGGCGATGCCCCCTATGCCAGGCTGTGGGGGGCCTTCTAGGgtcaggatggcactgaaggtctctgggggaggaggaaggaccaTGAGAGCCCATCAGAAGTCCCCTCCTCAGCCCACTCTGTCCTGGGGACACAGAAGCCTCAGAACTTCACGTCCAGGGGCCATTTGCTCCCCTCACCTGCAGCCAGGGCCCGGTGTCGGATGAGAGGCCCCCAGACCTCCCCTGAAGGGTGAGTGGCTGTCACAAGTGCCACCTGCAGCTGTTCTGCCCTAAGGAGCCGCAGAGACAACCGAGGCACTGCCCGCCACACCCCACAGACCTGGAGCAGAGAGACAAGAAGGCCCTACTCAGACAGTACGCAACACAGGCCCGCTGCGAGGCCCAGCTATGGTGAGGAAGGAATACGGGAAGGAGCCCCAAGCCCTCCTAGGAAGCTTAGGAAGGGGGCCTTGGAGCCAGATGCCGGGGTCCAAATCCTGGCTcaaccacttactagctgtgtgaccttgagcaaatcacatTCTGCtactgagcctcagttccctcatctgtaaaatgggcatcacAATGTCAGTGCCTTCCTCTCACTGGGCTGTGGTGAGGACCCACGGAGGCAATGCAGAGCCCGCTGGCGGTACAGGGCCCAGACTGGGTAAGCACTCGTAAATGGCATCATCTCACCAGGCCATCTCGCGTGGGGGCTGCAGGGTGCTCAAACAGGACGCTGCCAGCCAAGTCGGAGAAGCGGATTCGAGTGGGGCGGTCCAGCCTGGGAATGAGGGTGAGCTGAGCCTCCGCCAGGAGCAGCTCCTCCAGCCTCTCCCAGCTCTCCTTCCCAGTCCCCAGctgacccctcctcccaccttcccctttTCTCACTGCCTGTAGGAGATGGAGAAACGCAAGCTAGAGCGCAGCAGAGACACTCGGGCCCGAGCCACGGCCTGCGACCTCGGCCCTGTCAGCAGCGCCACGAAGTCTGCGAGGAAAAGATGTGCAGGGGTGTCAGCGCCCGCTACGGCAGCCCGGCCCCAACCAcagccccagctcctgcctgGCCCATACCTACCCGTGTGGCCGTCCCCTCGCGCCCGATCCTCAGAGCCCGGCTCCCCGCGGTCGCTGTAACTGCGGTGCTCTGGGTCCCGCGGGTACTCGAAGGCCAGGCCCGTTGGCGGCCTCTCGGGAGCGCCGCGCTCTAAGCCGGGAGTGGGAAACCCGGGCTTCAGCTGGGCACGACGGGGGGCCGGCTGGCCGCTCCGTCTGCTCAGTCCGCGCCAGCCGCGGGGCTCAGGACCAAGCGTcactgccctgcctccctcccctcaccgCGGCGCCGGCCTTACCCTGGGGGCAGCTCTGGCAGCAGTGTCCCGGCAGCAGCCGCGGCTGCACGCACGCCAGGGCTGGGCACTCGGGTTTGATGTGCTTGCAGCTGACCCTGCCCGGGCCCCTGGCGCGGCGACCCCACTGAGGCTGCTTGCGGGGAAGACGGGAAAACCAAGTGAGTGCCAGACACCAACTGGtgggacacccccccccaccccaccccccggccaCCAGGGGAGAGTCATGGGACCAGAGCGAGGTCATCCCATGGAGTCAGACCGCTCTGTTTCTTAACAAGCTGCTTGACCCTAGACAAACTACTTAACGTCTCTGGGCCTTGGGGTCCCTATCTGGGAAATGGGGGAAGTAATAGTGTGTATCTAGCAGGATTATTCTAGGAGGTGAGAGACCGATGAAACCGTTGGCAAAGAGCCTGACACATAGTGGGTGGTCAATAACAGTCAACACCTGAGACTTGAATGGGGCGCTTCCTCTGCACTTTCTCCGCCAggaacaaatacatacatatctcCCAATACCTGCAGACTCGCTTCTTTCGGCTCAGCAGCTCCGAATCCACTCCGACATGCCGGGACCCGAGCGCCCCCCCACCCGCAAGGGCCCCGGCCACGGCAGTTGGGTTCACTCACCGCCTCGCAGGCGCACAGCACGCAGCGCATCACCCCGAAGGGCTCCCCCAGGTCCGGGTGCCACGTCTCGTCCAAGGCATAGACCTTCCCGCCGAAGGAGCAGCCTGCGGGGACGGGCTTGGCTGGCGGCCGCTGTCCCGTTCCTGCGGTGCGCCCGCCCTGGGCGCTGCCGGCCGGGCCCTGGgtgttccccgccccccccccaccccggccccccgcGCGACGCGCCTCGCGACCCCCGCCCACCCCTCCTGGCCGCCCGCCGCGCTGAGCCACCTGCGCCCGGCGCCCCCTCCGGGCGGGCGCAGACTTGCCCCGAGCCGGACTCTCTGCCTGCGCGTCCCCCGGGCCGCCCACCTACCTGCCGCTCCCCGAATGGGCAGCGGCTCCTTCTCGGGCCGGATGGGCAGCGCGGGGGGCTCGGGGCCGGCGCCGTGGGCCGGCGGGCAGCCGAGCAGCAGCAGCCCGAGAAGCAGCAGCGGGGCCGGCGGGGCCGGGAGGCTCGGCATGACGCGAACGGGACAGCtggggaggcgggagggaggagggagcaggagagggaggagggaggtgggaggagggccgGGCCGGGGGCGGTACGGCGGGAGGGGGCCGGGGCCAGGGCCCGGGCAGTGCGGCGAGGGGCTCGTCGGGCGGCGGGAGTCGGCGccgggccgggcggggcgggaggAGCGGCCGGGAGGagcgcgggcgggcgggcgctgACCCGGGCCGTACGCGGCTCTAGTGCCCCGGGCGCCGGCTCCGGCCCGTTTTATGCCCCGCGCCCGGCGCCCCGGCCGGGGGGCCTCCTCCTCAGCAaacggggcggcggcggcggctcggcGAGGGGCCGGGCTGAGCCCGGGGGGTCCGGCCCAGCAGCAGCGGCCCGGAtcgcgagtgggggaggggagggaggggctgggaccgggcaggggaggagggaggggcggggggggagggggggcggggggggtagggggaggggagggaccagGGGGCGCGAAGAGGGGAGAAGAGGCGGGTCTGGAGCCCCCCGCTGCTGGCGGCCACAGGGCGGCTGCACCAGGAGGTGCGTGTCCGGCCCAAGACGGGAGCCccaggccagggaggggcagaggctgggccTGAGGCCTGGGCCGGCCACTGGGCTAGTACTCGGTTCCTGCCAGAAAGATGAAGACTTGTCTTTTAAGGATGACAACGTGCAGGAAAGGCCCGTCAACTGATCTCCCCTACTGTGGGCCCACAGCACGTCTCAAACCCCACACCACCCGCACTCACTGCCTGGCCTGTGGCCCTATCTCTTCCCAGAGGTCTTCCCTCACTCTACTGTTCCCCAGGAGAGGGACTTAGCCAGAAAGAGGGTCCCCTTTCTGTCTGTGACAGTGTTTCCCTCCCTACCGTAACCTGTCCCGCAGGCCCATCCAACCATCACTGTCCCCAGCCTGACAtcctctctcaccctcttcccttcacccaggggaccctctgcctctccaccccacccccaacctccttTGTCTTGGTTTCCTGATCATGActgcctccctgtcccctcccacacCCATTCACCCACCATCCTCCCAACCATCCGAGCACCCTCCTTCCTAATCTTGGGAGGCATCTCATCTGGCTGAACTGGAGAATTCCGGGATCTAGGCCATACTCCTTAGCTGACAGCCCCATCcttgggaggaggagcaggaggggaagaactggggtggggggtgatgggAACAAGGTCAGGCCAGGAGGCCCCTGAGGACAGAGACTGCGAGGAGACTGGGATTGAGGGGAAAGCAAAGGAACTAGAACCAGGGCCAAAGGAAGAGGGGGGCCAGCAGGAGGTATTTGCGGGGGAGGTTCAGCAGCTGTCTTTCCTAAGACAGGGACACATGGGCCTGGTTATTCCTCTTGTCACATATGGAGTGGTAGGAGATGGAAGGGGGAGAAAGACAGGGCAAGCTCAGGAGAGCTTGGGCACAGAGGTAAGTGGCCTTAGCTGTCTGAGTCACCGGGCCCCCcggcagaggggcacctgagcCCAGCCTAACCACCCTACACACACCCCTCACCTTGCAGTCCTCTCAAATGGTCCAAACCCTTTTCCTGTAACACTGACCAATGACGGGCTCATTCCCTAATACAGGCAATACCCACATTCCCACTGGACAAGGGGGAATAAGACACGACCCGCACAGGATTATaggagagaaaggcaggaaagCAAGAGCCCTAGTGGGTCTCAGCAGCAGGTGTGTTGTCCAGGGAAAAGAAATTTGGCCAGTCAGGAACGGAACAACCCACCAATCCAAAACCAGAACCAGATCTCTGTGCCTCTTCCGCAGGAACAAAAAGATCCTGCCAGATTTCTCCTGGGGAAAAAAGCCCATCTCCTCCCCCCAGCCAGGTCCCAGGTTTCCCATCTCCTAGAAAAAGATGGATCCCCCTGTTGAAATCCTCCCTGTGGTGTGTGTGGGTGGAGGAGCTGGGCTCTGCTAGTGGACCATGGTCCAGGCAggggctccacgttcagtgcaGGTGGGAGGAGAAGGCGTCACTTCCGGGGGCCTTCACCAGTATCTGGTGGCTCCCTGCTCTCTGATTGGGCAGAAGTGTCCTGGGCAGGCCTGTGACCCTACTGCTGTGGAGGGGCTGTGCCCCAGCACTACGCGTCTCCCTACCCATCGGCTCCCCAGAGTGCTGCCTGCTGTGCACCTGGGTCCTGGAGCCCTTCTCTACCCGGTGAGTGGCAAGCAGGGTTTGGAGTTAAGTGAGGCTAGGAAGGATAGGAAAGAGGAATTGGGCtcacagctgggggaggggcaggcaaacTGGAACCTACAGGCACTGACCTTTGTCGAGAAGCGTGTAGCCTTCCCAGAATGGGAGGAGCAGGACagagcaggggtagggggtggggtgctgggtTCTGAGGGACTGATCACAGACTTGGAGGAATATAGCCCTGTCCCAGCTGGCCCTAAGGAAAGCAGACATGTGCCCcaggagaaaataagaaaggtgGTGCATTTAGGGCTTAGGGCATATAGCATCAAGCCGGACACAGGCCCAATCCCCATTCCTACCCAGTAGTTCTTAGTTCGCTTATGGTTCTGAATCCTGGGACTGGGGAAGCTGGGCCCAAGGAGAGGGTTGTGGGAGGAGGGCGCATGCATGTTGACAGACCTACAGGAAATCCCAATATTGAATCAGGTGCAGGCCTCTTTGCACAACTTGTCAAAGAAGGAGGAGGCCATGTGGGGGGTCCTGTGAAGGAACTGGAAGGGGTCTgctgagggggcagggaggaagatgTGGGCTAGGAGATGGATACGGTGGGCGTCCAACGCAAGGTAACCACGTGAGGTGGGTGCCTCACTCAGCACGTACCGATTGCTGGGCAAATTGCCTCCGGTGGGAAGTCCCAGGACTGTTAGCCCCTCTCTCCGCCTCAGATAACCCAGTATGTTAGAACTGGGAGTGCAAAGAAAAACTCCAAGAGGCTTATGGGTGGGGGTAAAtggagagagaacgagcagttAATTGCTCCCATACCACCTTCTCATAATCTTGTAATCACCAACCCCTAGTAGTACAGTTTTGTTTTCCCCAAGTCCCCTCCTCCGCCCCACTCCCCCAGCTACCCCTCAACACATTGCACATGTTTGCTAGCTCCTCACCCTCACCTTATATCCCGCTTTCCAACCTCTTCTCCCAGGCTTATGCCACAATACTCCtattccctctccccatcccagaTTTTCTCTAACCAAACCGAGGTTGCTCAGAATTTGAGACCAGttaaggttgtgtgtgtgtgtgtgtgtgtacgcgcgcACGCGCTTGCGTATTCCATCCTGCTGCTCTcggcaggggcaggggcaccagccccacatcagactcacTGAGGAACCCTGACAAAGAGGAGACACCACATGCCGCAGTCACAAGGAGACCTGGGAGCAGTCAGAGCGCTAGCAGTTCCGGGCTGGTCAGCATCTCATGCCCTCCCAGCAGCTATTCCTGTCACTTGCAGGATAGATTCCAGACCCTCTTCCTCAGCCCACCTGTGCCCCACCGTGCAAGAAGTGCCGGAGCCCAAGCCGCCTCCATGGCCCCAGGAAGGAGTCAGGGGAGAGGCCCCATCCAGGGAGCCGCTCCTACCAGACAGCCTGGCCAGAATGGAGCCGACTGGTAAGAACACACCTGCAGGACCTAGGGCCAAATCACAGCGGGgttaaagaggaaagagaaaggagatgtGCTGCCTCCAGGGTAGAGGGCGGAGGGAACCCAATCTCCCAGGATTGAGGCCTCTGAAAGGTAAATTCCCTGGATTTCAGGTCTGGGTCCTAACTGGGAATTCCTGGACTACCACCTGACAATGATTTCTTCCTTATCCACCCTGTCAACCTCACTTCTCCTCATCTAAGAACTGCTCCTCGTGGTCATGCTTCTCCTAACTGCAAGACTGGATCTGTGCCTCCCGGCTCCTCCCGCCTGTGACCCCCGTCTCCTAAATAAACTGCTTCGAGACTCCCATGTCCTTCACAGCAGACTGGTGAGGATCTCCCAG
Proteins encoded in this window:
- the CHRD gene encoding chordin isoform X2, whose amino-acid sequence is MPSLPAPPAPLLLLGLLLLGCPPAHGAGPEPPALPIRPEKEPLPIRGAAGCSFGGKVYALDETWHPDLGEPFGVMRCVLCACEAPQWGRRARGPGRVSCKHIKPECPALACVQPRLLPGHCCQSCPQERGAPERPPTGLAFEYPRDPEHRSYSDRGEPGSEDRARGDGHTDFVALLTGPRSQAVARARVSLLRSSLRFSISYRQLDRPTRIRFSDLAGSVLFEHPAAPTRDGLVCGVWRAVPRLSLRLLRAEQLQVALVTATHPSGEVWGPLIRHRALAAETFSAILTLEGPPQPGIGGIALLTLSDTEDSLHFLLLFRGLLESRSGGPAQVSLRLQILHQGQLLRELQANASVQEPGFAEVLPNLTAQEMDWLVLGELQMALERAGGPAPRIGGHIAARQSCDVLQSVLCGADALIPVQTGAAGSASLTLLGNGSLIYQVQVVGTGSEVVAMTLETKPQRRNQRTVLCHMAGLQPGGHTAVGICPGLGARGAHMLLQNELFLNVGTEDFPDGELRGHVAALPYSGHSARHETLPVPLAGALVLPPVQSQAAGHAWLSLDTHCHLHYEVLLAGLGGSEQGTVTAHLLGPPGMPGPRRLLKGFYGPEAQGVVKDLETELLGHLAQGTASLLITTKGSPQGELRGQVHIANQCEVGGLRLAAAGAEGAWAPGAPDAAAAALPALPAVLGPDAPAPAKPGGAGRPRDPNTCYFEGQQRPHGARWAPNYDPLCSLCTCQRRTVICDPVVCPPPSCPSPVQAPDQCCPVCPEKQDVRDLPGLSRTRDPGEGCYFDGDRSWRAAGTRWHPVVPPFGLIKCAVCTCKGGTGEVHCEKVQCPRLACAQPVRANPTDCCKQCPVGSGAHPQLGDPMQADGPRGCRFAGQWFPDSQSWHPSVPPFGEMSCITCRCGAGVPHCERDDCSLPLSCGPGKESRCCPHCAPRRPPEARTVPELEKEAEGS
- the CHRD gene encoding chordin isoform X1; amino-acid sequence: MPSLPAPPAPLLLLGLLLLGCPPAHGAGPEPPALPIRPEKEPLPIRGAAGCSFGGKVYALDETWHPDLGEPFGVMRCVLCACEAPQWGRRARGPGRVSCKHIKPECPALACVQPRLLPGHCCQSCPQERGAPERPPTGLAFEYPRDPEHRSYSDRGEPGSEDRARGDGHTDFVALLTGPRSQAVARARVSLLRSSLRFSISYRQLDRPTRIRFSDLAGSVLFEHPAAPTRDGLVCGVWRAVPRLSLRLLRAEQLQVALVTATHPSGEVWGPLIRHRALAAETFSAILTLEGPPQPGIGGIALLTLSDTEDSLHFLLLFRGLLESRSGGPAQVSLRLQILHQGQLLRELQANASVQEPGFAEVLPNLTAQEMDWLVLGELQMALERAGGPAPRIGGHIAARQSCDVLQSVLCGADALIPVQTGAAGSASLTLLGNGSLIYQVQVVGTGSEVVAMTLETKPQRRNQRTVLCHMAGLQPGGHTAVGICPGLGARGAHMLLQNELFLNVGTEDFPDGELRGHVAALPYSGHSARHETLPVPLAGALVLPPVQSQAAGHAWLSLDTHCHLHYEVLLAGLGGSEQGTVTAHLLGPPGMPGPRRLLKGFYGPEAQGVVKDLETELLGHLAQGTASLLITTKGSPQGELRGQVHIANQCEVGGLRLAAAGAEGAWAPGAPDAAAAALPALPAVLGPDAPAPAKPGGAGRPRDPNTCYFEGQQRPHGARWAPNYDPLCSLCTCQRRTVICDPVVCPPPSCPSPVQAPDQCCPVCPEKQDVRDLPGLSRTRDPGEGCYFDGDRSWRAAGTRWHPVVPPFGLIKCAVCTCKGGTGEVHCEKVQCPRLACAQPVRANPTDCCKQCPVGSGAHPQLGDPMQADGPRGCRFAGQWFPDSQSWHPSVPPFGEMSCITCRCGAGVPHCERDDCSLPLSCGPGKESRCCPHCAPRRPAPEARTVPELEKEAEGS